GACGGGAATAACTTTGTGGGCGTGGTGCGTAGCGCGGACTGCGAAGGTGCCGACAGGTTCGCGTCTCTGGCCTCGGTGATGCGTTCGAACGTGCTGACCCTGGACGCCATGCCCTTTGACGACATTCGGGCTCAGGCCGATACGGGCGATCTGGACTTTGCCGCGGCCAAGGAGCTCACGGATGCCGCGTTGCGCTCGGCCTTCGCCGTCTTGGATTCTGCGGGTGCCGACTTTGCCCCCGTGCTGCGTTCCGGCGAAGTGGTGGGTGCCATGACTAGGCTCGGAGCCCTGCGTTCCACCATATACCGGCCAGCCGTTGACGATTCTGGCCGACTCCGCCTGGGTGTGGCCGTTGGCATCAACGGCGATGTGGCCGGGAAGGCTGCGGCGTTGTTGGACTATGGGGTGGACACACTGGTGGTGGATACCGCGCATGGTCATCAGGAAAAGATGTTCGAAGCGCTGCGGGCTGTGCGATCCCTCTCGCCTTCCGTTCCAGTGGCTGCCGGAAACGTTGTCAGCGCCGCCGGTGTGCGCGATCTCATTGAAGCCGGTGCCGACATCATCAAGGTTGGCGTTGGCCCCGGCGCCATGTGCACCACCCGCATGATGACGGCTGTGGGCAGGCCCCAGTTCTCGGCCGTTTTGGAATGTTCGACGGCGGCTGCCGACTTGGGTGCCCATGTTTGGGCCGACGGTGGGGTGCGGTACCCGCGAGATGTGGCCCTGGCCCTGGCGGCAGGAGCCAGCCAGGTCATGATCGGTTCCTGGTTTGCCGGTACTTATGAAAGTCCGGGTGATCTGCAAGTTGACGCCAACGGCCGGCAGTTCAAGGAGAGCTTTGGCATGGCCTCGGCACGGGCGGTGCAGAACCGTTCCGCCGGAGATCAGGCCTTTGAGCGCGCTCGCAAGGGATTGTTCGAAGAGGGTATTTCAACGTCCAAGATGTACCTGGACCCAGTGCGTCCAGGAGTTGAAGATTTGTTGGATATGATCACTGCCGGTCTGCGCAGCTCTTTCACCTACGCGGGTGCCTCCTCGCTGGCGGAGTTCCGTGAGCGGGCCATTGTGGGGGTGCAGTCCGCCGCCGGATATGAGGAAGGCCGGCCGCTGCCGCAAAGCTGGTAGCTGCTTCTTGGCGTGGGGGTTGTTGGGGGAACGCCGCACGTGGGCGGGACAACGGCGTGTCAGCTCAAACTGATTGATTCCTCCACACCCCGGAAACGGCACCGGTTATCCACACCTTTAATGTGGGTCTTCCACGGGCGTGGCCGGGGGAGTCACGATGGGACATGACTCATGTGCGCGGTGGGAAACCGATATCCGTGGTTGCCGAAATTGAACGTCTTGGGAAGGTCGCCCGGCGTAAAGATTTGCTGGCCCGCGGATGTACGGACTGGGGGCTGGCACAGGCTACTGAGGCCGGGCATATTGTCAAAGTCGGACGGGGGTATTTTGCCGTTCCCGGCGCCGACCCGTTGGATATTTGGCTGGCCGGGTATCAAGCTCGGCGCACCTGTTTGAGTAAGGCTAAACAACTCGGCTTGTGGGTGATCCAAGAACCGGCACTTATCCATGTCGCAGCCGCTCATGGTCAAGCTATTTCCGGCTGCGTGGTGCATCGCGTCAGCGGTCCACAAACAATCATGGAAATTTTGCGTCAGTGTATTCAGTGCGGCTCGGAATTAGATGCGCTCCTGGCCATGGAATCCGCGGTGGTGCTCAAACATTGCAACATTCCTGCTCTTCGCGCAGAGTTTTCACGGGATAGAGATGCCCGGGGACGTAACATCCTTGCGATGCTCGACCCGCAGTCAATGTCCATTGTCGAGACCATCGCCAGGTACTACCTACGGCTTGCGGGGTACAACGTTCAGTCCCAGTATTTCCAAAAAGGCGTTGGACATTTGGACCTCTGGATAGATGGTCTGCTTGGTCTTGAAACGGACGGAGCCGCCTACCATAACACTCCAGATGGTTGGGCCACTGATATGGTGCGGGACAATTTGTTGACTGTCCGGGGCATGTGGCATCTGCGTGTGTCCGCTCGAATGATTCTGGAGCGCCCCGAGCTGATGCTGGATTGGGTGCGGCAGACCATGGACAGGATCAATTCCTTACCCGCGTGAGTTGTCGTGTCAGCGCACGGCCGCAGCACTTTGTTTATACGCAGCCAGCTGGCGTTCAGATGCGGTGCAGTGACAGTGACGCAGCTCAGCCGGGTGTGGCGTGCGTATAACTAAAGTGGAATTTGTTTATACGCACGCAGGAGGGTGCGTGCTGCGTATATTGTCAGGAAGTGCACCGGCTCAGCCCGGCCACCACCAGATCAGCGGATGAACAGCAGCCGGTCAACGAATTAACAGTGAGGACGCGCCGTTCAGGGACGCAAGGGTGCCGGGCCGGTGGATCCACGGATGGTCAAGTGGGTTGGCAACACGGATTGGCTGCGGGGGAGTGTGCCTACGCCCGGATTGATCCGACTCAGCAACATGGTGACAGCCACGCGTCCAGCTTGCTCCACAGGCGCAGTGACAGTGGTCAGCGGGGGACTGCAGAAATCGGCACCAAAAATGTCATCGCAGCCCACAAGGCTGATGTCCTCGGGTACCCTCACCCCGCGGGCCGCAAGCCGCTGGAGCATCCCGATCGCCATTAGGTCGTTGAAGGCAATTCCGGCCGTGGCGCCGGAGTAGACCAGGGCGTCGGCCGCGGCGTCGCCTGAATAGGTTCGTGGAGCGAATGGCCCCAATCGATCCATCTGCACACCCCGTTCCTGCGCGGCGGTACTCAATGCTTCCCAGCGACGAATATTCGAGCTGGAGGACCCAGGCCCACCCAGATACGCAATGTGTGAATGGCCCAGCGAGATCAAGTGGTCCAACGCCTGATTCGTAGCGGTGGGAGTGTCCAGTAATACGGAGGGGATGCCCGGGACCTCCCTATTGATGGTCACCAGTGGCATTTTCGTAGCGGCCAACACCAGAGCCTCGTCGTTCAGTCGCGGGGCGGTGAGGATAACGCCGTCGGCCATTTGCATCATTTGCTCAATGGTGTTCACCTCCACCTCTTTCGATTCCTCGGTATCCACCAAGAACTGGGTGTAGCCGGCAGCCTTGAGTTGGAGCTGGGTGCCGCGAATGATGTCGAAGTAGAACGGGTTGGTAATGTCCGCGACCAACACCGCAACAGCCTTGGTCTGCCCTGAGCTCAGGGCCTTTGCCTGGGCATTGGGGACGTACTTCAGCTCCGTGGCGGCCGCTTCGATGCGCGCTCGAGTACGGAAATTGACCCGGCCCGGCGTGGAAAGCGCGCGCGAGACCGTTGAGGCGGCAACACCGGAAAGCGCTGCGACGTCGTGAATGGTGGCAGGTTTCTTGGCCGTGGCGCGCGTTTCGCCGTCGGCGTTGGTGCTGGGTAGAGCACTCATGAGGCACGTCCTTGTGGGGTGGAGTGTGTGGGAATGCGGCGCGGTGTAGCCGACGAAGACAAGGAATGTGATGGACAGCACTGTCCCTTGTCGCAAGAATACGGTTTTTGGCCAAGAATGGCAATCGGTTGTCATTAAGTTGTTTCGCGACTAAACTTCCTCACAGAGGAGTATTTGTGAAGTGAGTCACCGATGCTGGGGCCGCAAGGCGTTTGCATCCGGATCAATCGCATCGAGCCGCACTACGTAAGGACAACCATGAGCAACGACAATAACCCGACGTGGAGCCTCTCAGGATTCGGCGACGAAATTGACCCCGATCCCAAAATTCAGGCCGCTGTCATGCTGGCACTCGGCGCAAAGCACATTGAAGTGCGGAGCGCGTGGGGAACCAATGTTGTGGAACTCGACGACGCCCAGCTCGCAGAACTGAAGGCAATTCTGGATGAAGCGGGACTCAAGGTTTCCGCCGTCGCTAGTCCCATTGGCAAGGTGGACGTGAGCCTTCCCGCCGAACATGAGGTCACCCGTCTGCGCCGCATCATCGCCGTGGCCAAGGTGCTGGACACCCGCTACATTCGCATGTTCTCCTACTTCCGCGCCGAGGATCAGAGCCCGGAAGATATTCGCGACGCCGTGATGGAGCGCATGGTGCTGCTGGCCGCTGAAGCCGAACGGGCTGGCGTCATCTTGATTCACGAGAACGAAAAAGACAT
The Arthrobacter alpinus genome window above contains:
- a CDS encoding GuaB1 family IMP dehydrogenase-related protein gives rise to the protein MRFLTQPATDLTYSDVFLIPSRSTVTSRLDVDLSSNDGTGTTIPLVVSNMTAVSGKRMAETVARRGGIAILPQDVPLDVLGSVSAWIKMRDSLFETPLLMTPGDIVIDALHLMGKRSHNAVVVVDGNNFVGVVRSADCEGADRFASLASVMRSNVLTLDAMPFDDIRAQADTGDLDFAAAKELTDAALRSAFAVLDSAGADFAPVLRSGEVVGAMTRLGALRSTIYRPAVDDSGRLRLGVAVGINGDVAGKAAALLDYGVDTLVVDTAHGHQEKMFEALRAVRSLSPSVPVAAGNVVSAAGVRDLIEAGADIIKVGVGPGAMCTTRMMTAVGRPQFSAVLECSTAAADLGAHVWADGGVRYPRDVALALAAGASQVMIGSWFAGTYESPGDLQVDANGRQFKESFGMASARAVQNRSAGDQAFERARKGLFEEGISTSKMYLDPVRPGVEDLLDMITAGLRSSFTYAGASSLAEFRERAIVGVQSAAGYEEGRPLPQSW
- a CDS encoding endonuclease domain-containing protein; this translates as MTHVRGGKPISVVAEIERLGKVARRKDLLARGCTDWGLAQATEAGHIVKVGRGYFAVPGADPLDIWLAGYQARRTCLSKAKQLGLWVIQEPALIHVAAAHGQAISGCVVHRVSGPQTIMEILRQCIQCGSELDALLAMESAVVLKHCNIPALRAEFSRDRDARGRNILAMLDPQSMSIVETIARYYLRLAGYNVQSQYFQKGVGHLDLWIDGLLGLETDGAAYHNTPDGWATDMVRDNLLTVRGMWHLRVSARMILERPELMLDWVRQTMDRINSLPA
- a CDS encoding LacI family DNA-binding transcriptional regulator yields the protein MSALPSTNADGETRATAKKPATIHDVAALSGVAASTVSRALSTPGRVNFRTRARIEAAATELKYVPNAQAKALSSGQTKAVAVLVADITNPFYFDIIRGTQLQLKAAGYTQFLVDTEESKEVEVNTIEQMMQMADGVILTAPRLNDEALVLAATKMPLVTINREVPGIPSVLLDTPTATNQALDHLISLGHSHIAYLGGPGSSSSNIRRWEALSTAAQERGVQMDRLGPFAPRTYSGDAAADALVYSGATAGIAFNDLMAIGMLQRLAARGVRVPEDISLVGCDDIFGADFCSPPLTTVTAPVEQAGRVAVTMLLSRINPGVGTLPRSQSVLPTHLTIRGSTGPAPLRP
- a CDS encoding sugar phosphate isomerase/epimerase family protein, with product MSNDNNPTWSLSGFGDEIDPDPKIQAAVMLALGAKHIEVRSAWGTNVVELDDAQLAELKAILDEAGLKVSAVASPIGKVDVSLPAEHEVTRLRRIIAVAKVLDTRYIRMFSYFRAEDQSPEDIRDAVMERMVLLAAEAERAGVILIHENEKDIYGDTPERVLDLLETVNSPALRAAWDNANFVQVGVKPYTDAYAMLRPYLEYLQVKDAIAGSGEVVPTGRGDGQLVETLTALSQDGYTGFASLEPHLAAQHELGGFSGPEAFGEAARAFRSATDAIGITLS